The following is a genomic window from Thermoanaerobaculia bacterium.
AGTCGTTCCCCATGTTCCTGCTTTCCGTGACCGCCCTGTCCGTGGCGATGGCGTGGCTCTACGGCCGGACGTCGGGGAGGCTCCTCCCGCTCATGGTCATGCACGCGTCGGTCAACAACCTCAAGGACATCCTGCCTTCGACGGTGCCGGGCGCGAGCCCCGCGTTCGCCCCGAGCCCTTCGCTCGTCGCGTGGCTCTCGACGGCGGCGATGGGGATCGGTGCGATCTTCTTTCTCCTGCGAATGCCGAACGCCCCCGGCAGCGGCGCGGTCACGATCCCGGGGAAGCCGGCCCGAACGCGTCCCTGGCCTTCGCGACGAAACGGATGACCCTGTCCCGGCTCTTTCGCCCGGATGCGTCCTCGACTCCCGTGTGCGAATCGACGCCGGCGGGACGGACGCGGCGGATCGCTTCGGCCACGTTCTCGGGCGTCAGCCCGCCGGCGAGGATCACGGGGCGCGGGGAGACCTCGACGAGGCGGCGGCTGATCTCCCAGTCGTGCGTCTTTCCCGTCGCCCCCCACGCTCCGGACGCCGGATCGAACGTGTCGGTGATGAACGCGTCGGCGAACGGCGAGAGGACGCGAAGACCGGCTTCGAGCCCGGCGACATCGCTTCGTCCGACGACGAGGCTCTTCACGATCGAGAGCTCCGGGTCGATCGTCTTCAGCCGCTCGAGGGCGGCGATGCCGATGTCTCCGTGGAGCTGGACGATGCGAACACCGAGTTTCCGGGCGAACGCCGCGATCTCCCCGGCGTCGTCGAGGTACGTGATCAGGACGGCGCGCGCCGGAAACGGAATCCCGCGGATGATCCGCGCGGCTTCCCCTTCGCTCACGTCCGGCGCGTGAACGGGAAGGCGGAGCGGGAATCCGAGCCAGTCGACTCCGCACTCGACGAGGAGCCCGGCTTCGGCCTCGTCCCGGATGCCCGCGATCTGGACGACCGGAAATGCGAGCGGCCCCATTCGATCTGCCCTCGGACGGGGACCTTCAGCGCTCGTCCCGGTGCACCGGTCGCACGGGGCCGGCCGCCCCCGGGATCGCGACGCACGCCCCGCTCCGCGCGTCCGGGGAAGGCACGAACTCTCCCCACCACGTTCCCCATCGGCTGCCGTTCCCCGCGGGAGAGGCCGCGTATTCCTGCAGCGTCCAGAGCCTCAGCCCGTCGGGATCGGCGGCCGTCTCCGAGAGGTCGCCCCACCGGTTGTGGCCGCCGCCGTCGAGCCTCTCGTACGGCGCTTCGCCGTCCTTGAGCACGTGGATCGCGGAGAGTGCGGAGTCGCCGCCGCATCCGGATCTCAGCGAGTAGCCGGCGGACGCGAAGGCCCCCGCGGAAAACAGCGAGTACCCGATGACGACCTGGTCCCGGGCGTTCACCGCAATCGACGGAAACGCCAGCCAGCTCGACCCGGACGCGTCCTCGATCCGCCCGAAACCGTCGAGCCCGCCGTCGCGGGCGATCCGCCACCACTGGATCGCCGTGTGGGTCGGCGCGGCCGACGACGCGGGCACGGTCGCCGTCTGGACCGCCCACAGCATGCCGTTCCGCACGCAAACGCTCGAGAACTCGTCCTGATCCGAGACGATCCGCCGCATCGAGCCCGACTGCGGCAGCGACTCGATGGGCGAGGGATAGTCGCGCCACGCGACCGGGGCGGCAACGACTTCCGCGGCCGACAGCGCGGGCGCACCGCCGCCGTCCGCGGAGATCCGGAACAGGTTCGCCCGGCCCCGCCCGCCGTCGTCCGCCGCCCGTTGCTGGAGGAGCCATTCGTCCGGCTCGCCGGCGTCGAGCGTGGCGGCGGGAGCGATCGGGGAGCCCGGAGAACCGAGCGTGAACCGCGACGTCGTCCCGCTCTGTTTGTCGAGGGTCCACACGGCGCTTCCCGCGAGGTAGCCGGTCGAGCCCGATATCAGATTGGACGTGACGACGATCCATCGCGCGTTGAATCCGACGAGAGGGAATTCGCCGTAGTTCCCGCCGCCGACCGGGAGCGTCCGGTAAGTCCACCCTCCCGTCGGATCGCTGCCGTCCGAAAGGGCGAGCAGGACCGCGGGAGCGCCGACGACGCCCTCCGTGGCGATCGCGGCGATCCATCGCCCCCCGAGCGGGTCGAAGAGGACGCGCGGATCGAACAGAAGGTCGCCCCCGGATACGGAGCTCCAGAACGATTCGGGTGTCCAGCTCTTCACGACCGCGCCGTCGCTCTTGCGCTGCGCGATGAACGTCGTGTTCAGCATCACGAGCAGATGATCGGGCCCGGCGGCGCCCTGGACGTCCGGCGGGACTCCGCCGCCCGAGTCCGCCGCGCCGGCGAAACTCGACGACAGCCGGAGGGCCGCGCGGGCGCGTTCCGGCGTCGCCAGCAGGGCGAAAGCCGCGAGGAAAACCATCGCGGC
Proteins encoded in this region:
- a CDS encoding phosphoribosylanthranilate isomerase — translated: MGPLAFPVVQIAGIRDEAEAGLLVECGVDWLGFPLRLPVHAPDVSEGEAARIIRGIPFPARAVLITYLDDAGEIAAFARKLGVRIVQLHGDIGIAALERLKTIDPELSIVKSLVVGRSDVAGLEAGLRVLSPFADAFITDTFDPASGAWGATGKTHDWEISRRLVEVSPRPVILAGGLTPENVAEAIRRVRPAGVDSHTGVEDASGRKSRDRVIRFVAKARDAFGPASPGS